Proteins encoded together in one Campylobacter concisus window:
- the murD gene encoding UDP-N-acetylmuramoyl-L-alanine--D-glutamate ligase — protein MRKSLFGYGGTTKAIAKNFVNDGLWDIYDDKFSKISKDEFGNALLPVGEFDPAKSGLEIPSPGIPPHHELIKKAKNLISEYDYFYEIYKAHLPFNIWISGTNGKTTTTKMMQHLLESKGSVMGGNVGIALANLDPHAKIWILETSSFTLHYTKHATPGIYVLLPITPDHLSWHGNMSEYEKAKLKPLASMSETSVAIVPEIYAKTPTKAKVIAYKDESDLACFCGVNLGDIAFKTPFLLDALLALAVEKILFDRCDVGLLNTFVIEANKLEEFTDKMGRNWVNDTKATNIDASIQAVKRYKDHFMHLILGGDDKGVSMDELFEILKDLKVKIYAIGSNSDKLMNLAAKFGVPALKCDFLQNAVNEISKELQKGEIALLSPAAASLDQFKSYAERGDKFKEFIRAL, from the coding sequence ATGAGAAAATCACTTTTTGGCTATGGTGGCACGACAAAGGCGATCGCTAAAAACTTCGTAAATGACGGACTTTGGGATATCTACGATGATAAATTTAGCAAAATTTCTAAGGACGAGTTTGGCAACGCTCTTTTGCCAGTTGGCGAATTTGACCCAGCAAAAAGCGGCCTAGAGATACCAAGCCCAGGCATCCCGCCTCACCACGAGCTTATAAAAAAAGCTAAAAATTTGATCAGCGAATATGACTATTTTTATGAAATTTACAAGGCGCATTTGCCATTTAACATCTGGATAAGCGGCACAAACGGCAAGACAACGACTACAAAGATGATGCAGCACCTGCTAGAGAGCAAGGGCTCAGTCATGGGCGGAAACGTCGGCATCGCGCTAGCAAATTTAGACCCGCATGCTAAAATTTGGATACTTGAGACTAGCTCATTTACGCTGCACTACACAAAGCACGCAACGCCTGGCATCTACGTGCTTTTGCCGATCACTCCAGATCATCTAAGCTGGCATGGCAACATGAGCGAGTACGAAAAGGCAAAACTTAAGCCGCTTGCTAGCATGAGCGAAACAAGCGTAGCTATCGTGCCTGAAATTTATGCTAAAACGCCTACAAAGGCCAAAGTGATCGCCTATAAAGATGAGAGCGACTTAGCTTGTTTTTGCGGTGTAAATTTGGGCGATATAGCCTTTAAAACGCCGTTTTTACTTGATGCACTGCTGGCACTTGCGGTGGAGAAAATTTTATTTGATCGCTGCGATGTGGGGCTTTTAAACACATTTGTCATCGAGGCAAACAAGCTCGAAGAATTTACTGATAAGATGGGTCGAAACTGGGTAAATGACACAAAAGCGACCAACATAGATGCGAGTATTCAAGCTGTTAAACGCTACAAAGATCACTTCATGCACCTGATCCTCGGCGGCGACGACAAGGGCGTTAGCATGGATGAGCTATTTGAGATTTTAAAGGATCTTAAAGTCAAAATTTACGCCATCGGCTCAAATAGCGACAAGCTTATGAATTTAGCTGCTAAATTTGGCGTCCCTGCCCTAAAATGCGACTTTTTACAAAACGCTGTAAATGAGATAAGTAAAGAGCTACAAAAAGGCGAGATAGCGCTTCTAAGCCCAGCAGCTGCGAGCCTTGATCAGTTTAAGAGCTACGCCGAGCGAGGAGATAAATTTAAAGAGTTTATAAGGGCTCTTTGA
- the fabG gene encoding 3-oxoacyl-ACP reductase FabG, with amino-acid sequence MKFSGKNVLITGASRGIGAQIAKTLANMGLKVWINYRSKPEIADALQAEIEQNGGKAAVIKFDATDEDEFIKGINLIVDSDGELSYLVNNAGITNDKLALRMKTSEFTDVINANLTSAFIGCREALKVMSKKRFGAVVNVASIVGEMGNAGQVNYSASKGGLIAMSKSFAKEGSSRNIRFNSVTPGFIETDMTHGLSDEVKKTYSDNIPLKRFGSASEVAEAVAFLLSDHASYVTGETLKINGGLYM; translated from the coding sequence ATGAAATTTAGCGGAAAAAACGTGCTAATAACAGGTGCAAGCAGAGGTATCGGCGCACAGATCGCAAAGACGCTTGCAAATATGGGCTTAAAAGTGTGGATAAACTACCGCTCAAAGCCTGAGATAGCAGACGCTTTGCAGGCTGAGATCGAACAAAATGGCGGCAAGGCTGCGGTGATAAAATTTGACGCAACAGACGAAGATGAGTTTATAAAAGGTATAAATTTGATAGTCGATAGCGACGGCGAGCTAAGCTACCTTGTAAATAACGCTGGTATCACAAATGACAAGCTAGCGCTTCGCATGAAAACTAGCGAATTTACAGATGTGATAAATGCAAACTTAACTTCAGCTTTCATAGGATGTAGAGAGGCTTTGAAAGTGATGAGTAAAAAGCGCTTTGGAGCGGTCGTAAATGTCGCATCTATCGTTGGTGAGATGGGAAATGCTGGACAGGTGAATTATTCAGCTAGCAAGGGCGGACTAATCGCCATGAGTAAGAGCTTTGCAAAAGAGGGCTCAAGCAGAAATATTCGCTTTAATAGCGTAACTCCGGGCTTTATCGAGACTGATATGACGCATGGGCTAAGTGATGAGGTAAAAAAAACTTATAGCGACAATATCCCGCTAAAACGCTTTGGTAGCGCTAGCGAGGTGGCTGAGGCTGTGGCATTTTTACTAAGTGATCACGCGAGCTACGTGACTGGCGAGACGCTAAAAATAAACGGCGGACTTTATATGTAA
- the gpmI gene encoding 2,3-bisphosphoglycerate-independent phosphoglycerate mutase, which yields MAQKTILIITDGIGSNKNGKFNAFEAAKKPNYDKFFKEIPNSLIKTSGNAVGLPEGQMGNSEVGHMCIGSGRVLYQNLVKISRGFNDGSVAENEALKALFKKCKKIHVIGLYSDGGVHSHMEHFDGMCELASKSGCEVFAHAITDGRDVSPNSGLNFIKSLEAKFKVATVCGRFYAMDRDKRWERVKEAYDSLVKGANLSSLSPSEYLQKSYDEGVTDEFVKPASFNGFSGMGEDDGVIVINFRNDRAREICQALGEEKFSEFERPFAIKNLITMTEYDANFKFEVLFKNEKIKNTLSEVIAAAGLRQLHTAETEKYAHVTFFFNGGVEELASNETRVLIPSPKVKTYDEKPEMSAAEVCKAVLKGMDDEQDFIVVNFANGDMVGHTGNYEAAIKAVEAVDAALGEIYAKAKEKNYAMIITSDHGNCEEMRDSSGELLTNHTTYDVFCFVMADGVKKVKNGGLNNIAPSVLKLMGLEIPAEMDDALF from the coding sequence ATGGCTCAAAAAACTATACTTATAATAACTGATGGCATTGGTTCAAACAAAAATGGCAAATTTAACGCATTTGAGGCGGCAAAAAAGCCAAACTACGATAAATTTTTTAAAGAAATTCCAAACTCACTTATAAAAACCTCTGGAAACGCTGTGGGACTACCTGAAGGGCAGATGGGAAACAGCGAAGTAGGGCACATGTGCATAGGAAGCGGGCGAGTTTTATATCAAAATTTGGTCAAAATTTCACGAGGCTTTAATGATGGCTCAGTAGCAGAAAATGAAGCGTTAAAAGCTCTTTTTAAAAAGTGCAAAAAGATCCACGTCATAGGGCTTTATAGCGACGGCGGCGTGCACTCTCATATGGAGCATTTTGATGGTATGTGCGAGCTTGCTAGCAAAAGTGGCTGCGAAGTTTTTGCCCACGCTATCACCGACGGACGCGACGTTAGCCCAAATAGCGGTCTAAATTTCATAAAAAGCCTGGAGGCTAAATTTAAGGTAGCGACCGTTTGTGGGAGATTTTACGCAATGGATAGAGATAAACGCTGGGAGCGCGTAAAAGAGGCCTATGATAGCTTGGTAAAGGGAGCAAATTTAAGCAGCTTGTCGCCAAGTGAGTATCTACAAAAAAGCTACGATGAGGGCGTGACAGATGAGTTTGTAAAGCCAGCAAGCTTTAATGGCTTTAGTGGCATGGGCGAAGATGACGGCGTGATTGTGATAAATTTTAGAAATGATAGAGCAAGAGAGATTTGCCAGGCTCTAGGTGAAGAGAAATTTAGCGAGTTTGAGCGCCCTTTTGCTATCAAAAATCTAATCACCATGACCGAATACGACGCAAATTTTAAATTTGAAGTGCTCTTTAAAAATGAAAAGATAAAAAACACTCTAAGCGAGGTCATAGCGGCTGCTGGACTAAGGCAGCTTCACACGGCTGAGACTGAAAAATACGCACATGTCACATTTTTCTTTAATGGCGGCGTCGAGGAGCTAGCTAGCAACGAAACTAGGGTGCTCATCCCTAGTCCAAAAGTAAAAACCTACGACGAAAAGCCAGAGATGAGCGCTGCTGAGGTTTGCAAAGCCGTGCTAAAGGGCATGGATGACGAGCAAGACTTTATCGTGGTAAATTTTGCAAATGGCGACATGGTGGGACATACTGGCAACTACGAGGCCGCTATAAAGGCGGTTGAAGCGGTGGATGCAGCTCTTGGAGAAATTTATGCCAAGGCAAAAGAGAAAAACTACGCTATGATCATCACAAGCGATCACGGAAACTGCGAAGAGATGCGTGATAGCAGCGGCGAGTTACTGACAAACCACACGACCTATGACGTCTTTTGCTTTGTGATGGCTGATGGCGTAAAAAAAGTAAAAAACGGCGGTCTAAACAACATCGCGCCTAGCGTTTTAAAACTCATGGGGCTTGAGATCCCAGCTGAAATGGACGATGCGTTATTTTAA
- the mraY gene encoding phospho-N-acetylmuramoyl-pentapeptide-transferase, which translates to MFYYIYEILNFNIFQYITVRAGIAFFIAFILTAYLMPKFIAWAKAKNAAQPIYELAPQTHQKKAKTPTMGGLVFVFTAVIATIICARLDNAFVLASLFCLVCFTLLGYKDDYSKILGAKNHAGLSPRAKLFFQFLIAFLLAAFLYISKELNTEFYLPFYKQPIFDMKIFAIFFWTLVIVAASNAVNLTDGLDGLAAVPSIFSLLTLGVFAYICGHAVFSSYLLLPKIAGVGESVVVASALIGSLMGFLWFNCHPAEVFMGDSGSLSVGAYIGFMGVATKNEILLIIIGLIFVVETLSVILQVGSFKIFKRRIFLMAPIHHHFEIKGWAENKIIVRFWIIALLANLIALTALKIR; encoded by the coding sequence ATGTTTTACTATATCTATGAAATTTTAAATTTTAATATCTTTCAGTATATCACCGTTCGCGCTGGCATCGCGTTTTTCATAGCATTTATCTTGACAGCTTATCTGATGCCTAAATTTATCGCTTGGGCAAAGGCAAAAAACGCCGCCCAGCCTATCTACGAGCTTGCCCCGCAAACTCACCAAAAAAAGGCAAAAACGCCAACCATGGGCGGGCTTGTCTTTGTATTTACAGCCGTGATCGCCACGATCATCTGCGCTAGGCTTGATAACGCCTTTGTGCTAGCCTCGCTCTTTTGCCTAGTTTGCTTTACTCTGCTTGGCTACAAGGATGACTACAGCAAAATTTTAGGTGCGAAAAACCACGCCGGCCTAAGCCCAAGGGCAAAGCTCTTTTTTCAGTTTCTCATCGCCTTTTTACTCGCAGCGTTTTTATACATCAGCAAAGAGCTAAACACCGAGTTTTACCTGCCGTTTTACAAGCAGCCGATCTTTGATATGAAAATTTTTGCCATTTTCTTTTGGACGCTAGTCATCGTCGCAGCCTCAAATGCGGTAAATTTAACAGACGGACTTGACGGACTTGCCGCCGTGCCATCGATATTTTCGCTTTTAACACTTGGCGTTTTTGCCTACATCTGCGGCCACGCTGTCTTTAGCTCGTACCTACTTTTACCAAAGATCGCAGGCGTTGGCGAGAGCGTAGTCGTAGCCTCTGCGCTAATTGGCTCGCTCATGGGCTTTTTGTGGTTTAACTGCCATCCGGCCGAGGTCTTTATGGGCGATAGCGGCAGCCTAAGCGTTGGCGCATATATCGGCTTTATGGGCGTTGCGACCAAAAACGAAATTTTGCTCATCATCATCGGCCTCATCTTTGTCGTTGAGACGCTAAGCGTCATCTTGCAGGTTGGCAGCTTTAAAATTTTTAAACGCAGAATTTTCTTAATGGCGCCTATACATCACCATTTTGAGATAAAGGGCTGGGCTGAAAATAAGATCATCGTGCGCTTTTGGATCATCGCGCTTTTGGCAAATTTGATCGCACTAACCGCGCTAAAGATCAGGTAG
- the acpP gene encoding acyl carrier protein encodes MAVFEDVRDVVVEQLSVDPQAVKLESKIIEDLGADSLDVVELVMALEEKFEVEIPDSEAEKLVSIQDVVNYIEKLGK; translated from the coding sequence ATGGCAGTATTTGAAGACGTAAGAGACGTAGTTGTAGAGCAACTAAGCGTAGATCCACAAGCGGTAAAACTAGAGTCTAAAATCATCGAAGATTTGGGCGCTGATTCACTTGACGTTGTAGAGCTAGTTATGGCTTTAGAAGAGAAATTTGAAGTAGAAATTCCTGATAGCGAAGCAGAGAAATTAGTAAGCATTCAAGACGTTGTAAATTATATAGAAAAACTAGGCAAATAA